From the Planctomycetota bacterium genome, one window contains:
- a CDS encoding N-acetyltransferase: MSTAALDLTDTQQKIMPLTDTTFRQAKVGDVPTICSIINNYAEQGLMLHRSHAEMYERLRDYQVADHEGQVVGVCGLRIMWGNLAEVYALAVAPQMRGKGIGQRLVEAVVDDARHMEIRKLFTLTYERAFFERCGFDVVDRHQMLPLKVWSECHRCPKNQACDEIAMMRILEEVPDRSPPAEKLRPNSLYEVPVLSAPMKRVDLEAREE; encoded by the coding sequence ATGTCAACCGCCGCGCTTGACCTGACCGATACACAGCAAAAGATCATGCCTCTGACAGACACCACATTCCGACAAGCCAAGGTCGGCGACGTTCCGACGATCTGCTCGATCATCAACAACTACGCCGAGCAGGGGCTGATGCTTCACCGCTCGCACGCGGAGATGTACGAGCGGCTGCGGGACTATCAGGTGGCGGATCACGAGGGGCAGGTCGTGGGCGTGTGCGGGCTGCGGATCATGTGGGGCAATCTGGCGGAGGTGTACGCGCTGGCGGTCGCGCCGCAGATGCGCGGCAAGGGGATCGGGCAGCGGCTCGTCGAAGCGGTGGTCGACGATGCGCGTCACATGGAAATCCGCAAGCTGTTCACGCTGACGTATGAGCGGGCGTTTTTCGAACGCTGCGGGTTCGATGTGGTGGATCGCCATCAGATGTTGCCCTTGAAGGTATGGAGCGAGTGTCACCGCTGCCCGAAGAATCAGGCCTGTGATGAAATCGCCATGATGCGCATTCTGGAAGAAGTGCCGGACCGTTCGCCGCCGGCGGAGAAGCTGCGCCCGAATTCGCTTTACGAAGTCCCCGTGCTCAGCGCGCCGATGAAGCGCGTCGACCTGGAAGCGCGGGAGGAATAG